The following are encoded together in the Leptolyngbyaceae cyanobacterium genome:
- a CDS encoding XisH family protein → MSARDLFHEAVKRALQKQQWAITHDPLELELDEVTLKIDLGAERLIAAERGGEKIAVEVKSFASPSAVSEFHTALGQFLNYQIMIEENEPDRFLYLAVPLETYETFFQTRLAQIAVLRHQLSLLIYDPILEEIVQWIS, encoded by the coding sequence ATGTCTGCTAGAGACTTATTTCATGAAGCCGTAAAACGGGCACTACAAAAACAACAGTGGGCAATTACTCATGACCCATTAGAACTGGAATTGGATGAAGTAACTTTAAAAATTGACTTAGGCGCAGAACGTTTGATTGCAGCAGAACGAGGTGGTGAAAAAATTGCTGTTGAAGTCAAGAGTTTTGCTAGTCCCTCAGCAGTGAGTGAATTCCACACAGCACTAGGTCAGTTTCTCAATTATCAAATTATGATAGAGGAAAATGAACCAGATCGCTTTTTATACTTGGCGGTTCCTTTAGAAACTTACGAGACATTCTTTCAGACGCGGTTAGCTCAAATTGCTGTACTAAGACATCAACTTAGCCTACTCATATATGACCCAATTTTAGAGGAGATCGTGCAATGGATAAGTTAG
- a CDS encoding XisI protein produces the protein MDKLEHYRDCIQEVLTKHGSAQLQHSEVDNELIFDTIRDRYQWMRIGWNGLHRVYHIVMHFDIRDGKIWIQQNMTDVNIAEELVDMGVPKEDIVLGLHPPYKRPYTGYGVA, from the coding sequence ATGGATAAGTTAGAACATTATCGCGATTGCATTCAAGAAGTTCTCACCAAGCATGGTAGCGCTCAACTTCAGCATAGTGAGGTTGATAATGAATTAATTTTCGATACAATTCGCGATCGCTACCAGTGGATGCGGATAGGTTGGAATGGATTACATCGGGTGTATCATATCGTGATGCACTTTGATATTCGAGATGGCAAAATCTGGATTCAACAAAATATGACGGATGTAAATATAGCGGAAGAATTGGTTGATATGGGAGTGCCAAAAGAGGATATCGTGTTAGGATTGCATCCACCTTATAAGCGTCCTTATACGGGATATGGCGTTGCTTAA
- a CDS encoding addiction module protein — protein MTLEQLEAQVLALPKDSQAALLAKLLAYLGQSDEIDREVASAWTQEAQLRDRAMDENRVTGIPAEQVFHKLRESLQ, from the coding sequence ATGACACTAGAACAGCTAGAAGCGCAAGTTCTGGCACTACCAAAAGATTCTCAAGCCGCACTGCTAGCCAAACTCCTTGCATACTTAGGTCAAAGCGATGAAATCGATCGAGAAGTTGCAAGTGCCTGGACTCAGGAAGCCCAATTGCGCGATCGAGCAATGGACGAAAATCGAGTTACTGGCATTCCTGCGGAACAAGTGTTTCATAAACTTCGCGAGTCTTTGCAATGA
- a CDS encoding type II toxin-antitoxin system RelE/ParE family toxin: protein MKQVVFHPLANEELANAVTYYEEQRQGLGLEYLEEVEHAVNFLRRYPEAGLDVQGSVRRLILPKFPYSLLYRILEGEEIRILAVAHHKRRPQYWSDRD from the coding sequence ATGAAACAAGTTGTATTTCATCCATTAGCAAATGAGGAGTTAGCTAACGCCGTTACCTACTACGAAGAGCAAAGACAGGGGCTAGGGTTGGAATATTTAGAAGAGGTAGAACACGCAGTAAATTTCCTCAGACGTTATCCGGAAGCAGGTTTAGACGTTCAGGGTTCAGTTCGTCGCCTAATTTTGCCTAAATTTCCTTACTCGCTGCTGTACCGTATCCTTGAAGGCGAAGAGATTCGTATTTTGGCAGTAGCACATCACAAGCGTAGACCACAATACTGGAGCGATCGCGATTAG